GGGACACTTGTAAGTGCTAACTTTTTATTCAAGATGTCGTTAAACCTTTTTAGTGAAAACATGTCGATCATGAATTGAGCTTCTTCACTTGAGGGATCAAGAAACATATACTTATGATCAGAAATCCAATCCTTTAGAAACTGCGGGATACTTTGTACTTTTAACTCTTCATGCACTTCACTTACTGAAATAACGGTGCCTAGTATCACAAGACTTTCCATCTCATGCCATACTGATGAAAAATGCTCAGGGTAAATATGTTGGAATCCTCTTATACTGCACGTATCAAAGATATATGCCATTATCAGTGTCTACCTGTTATGTATCGATCATATATCTTCTCTGCAGTGGCGAAGCTTTTTACCTTCATAAACTGCATAAGTTGTTCTGATGTAATCTGACCAGCACTATATCGATCGGATACTATGGAAAGGTATTTACCACTTAAGTAGGTCATCATCGTTGCTATCGAATTTCCCCCTTGTGAGTCACTCTTGAATCGCCTCATTTGACCAGACCATTTTGAAGCAAGAGAGCTATAGATATCATTACTAACTAGGCTGATATCTTTAAGTCTCCTAAGAACTGTCTCTCTGCTAACTGAATACAGTTCAGCAAGTTCATTTACAACATCCTCAGTATTGCTATCATTTATCTCATCTCTGTAAGACAGCTCCTTATTAAAATCATCCTTAGGCAAAAGAACTGAGGATGCAAAGGCGTTACATTTTTGCTCTATTGACTTATGTGCAAAACAAAGTGCATCGTAAGATGACTCATCGATACACGAAATATCAGAATTTTTTGTAATGATATGATACATCTCATGGAACAGAGTGAATATCTGCCTCGAGTAGGTGTTCTTGTTGTTGACGTATATTATTGGGTATATCTCATCATATAAAGTGAACCCACAGTAATTCAGATTCTTGAATGCGCCTTTGAATACGTATATCCCCATATCTTCGAGTGCTCTACGCCACCTTTTGAATGCAAATTCACTGTTTCTAAACGATTTCTGCTCATCAATGCTGACACCTAACAAGGTTCGAATGACTGTAGGATTGTCTCTGAGATTTGTATTTCTCTTTAAGTGTTCCGTCAGAATGAACTTAGATTCTCTAGTGTCTGGATTTAACTCGTAAAGTGACAATTGGTGGTACTTGGCTTCCCTAATTTTTAAGCGTGTATCACGATCAAGGAGGGCACCTTCGGAAGCTTGAATGGATCTGAAGTCTTTTTCTACTGGATCATCAATAGGAGGAGATGGATAGAAAAATAAAGCTATCGGGCGTTTGTAAACATCGTAAGATAAAGTTCTCAACTGGGAGTATGTAACTGACTGAATACCGCTTTCAACATTCGCAACAAATTCAACATCTTTGCCAAGTTTATCTGCTACGTCTTGGATTGATACTCCTGCAGTTTCACGAGCCCATTTCAGGATAGCACGATTGACAGGTATTGTATTTTTCATAATCACACCAATAGTTTAGTATCTTCCTTCATTCATCTCCTATACTTTTATCAATCATTGAATCCCTGACAATTTTGTCAAGCCTAATCATCTTGCAGAATCTCCAACACCTCTTTCATATTGATTGGAAAGGACTTGACCACCTTTACGAGGAGTGTTTGGTAGCACCTATAAATCAACAGTCGGGTAACCGAGAAGGAGATCAAGATGACCAAGCAAAACAGGAATCGCAAAGGCCAGACAACGCTGGAGGAGATCGTGAAGTCAGGTAGCCACCTAATTCTGATGCATGACGATGGGACGGAGCAGCCAGTCGAAGAGATACTGCAGGATGATCCCAAGACTAAAGAAGTCCACTACAAGAGCTGGTGGAACCAGTTCAGAGGCCCCTGGCTGCAGTCGGAGAAGATGACGGTGGAAGAGATCAAAACCAGAGCAGACGATGCTTGGGAATGCGGTGACTACAAGGAAATGATCAACTTGATGGCGGAGCTAATCTGCCGGCTTGAAAAGAAGTAGCTGATCGTTATCGATAAACATTAACCCGGTTCTGCCGGGTTTCTCTCTTGGACATCATTTGGCGAGGGCAAGGAGCTTATAGAAAGGATCAGTGGCGGTATAGACCTGACTTATCCCGATCATGATTGTCACCAGGTTACCTTCAATCTTGGCATCGGCAATGTAGAGAAAGGCATCGCACTGGTTGGTTAGGATGATATGCGGAAGCTCCTGATATTCCTTATCCAGGATGTGGGTGATGATCTTATCCTCAGTCAGCTTTGCCGGGCTTGCTTGGCTGTTGTCGCCTACCCCTT
This sequence is a window from Candidatus Cloacimonadota bacterium. Protein-coding genes within it:
- a CDS encoding DUF4411 family protein — protein: MAYIFDTCSIRGFQHIYPEHFSSVWHEMESLVILGTVISVSEVHEELKVQSIPQFLKDWISDHKYMFLDPSSEEAQFMIDMFSLKRFNDILNKKLALTSVPFADPFLIAKAYCSDGTIVTEERDKPNSVRIPTICDYYGVNCINLKQFMEIQKWSF
- a CDS encoding XRE family transcriptional regulator, which gives rise to MKNTIPVNRAILKWARETAGVSIQDVADKLGKDVEFVANVESGIQSVTYSQLRTLSYDVYKRPIALFFYPSPPIDDPVEKDFRSIQASEGALLDRDTRLKIREAKYHQLSLYELNPDTRESKFILTEHLKRNTNLRDNPTVIRTLLGVSIDEQKSFRNSEFAFKRWRRALEDMGIYVFKGAFKNLNYCGFTLYDEIYPIIYVNNKNTYSRQIFTLFHEMYHIITKNSDISCIDESSYDALCFAHKSIEQKCNAFASSVLLPKDDFNKELSYRDEINDSNTEDVVNELAELYSVSRETVLRRLKDISLVSNDIYSSLASKWSGQMRRFKSDSQGGNSIATMMTYLSGKYLSIVSDRYSAGQITSEQLMQFMKVKSFATAEKIYDRYITGRH